The Brassica oleracea var. oleracea cultivar TO1000 chromosome C7, BOL, whole genome shotgun sequence sequence ATTTTTTTGCTGGAAAAAAATCTCAAATATTTCCTTCTGCCTTTTAGAGTCTAGTAGGATATAACCAATGACAATTTTCCACAGCTGATTAATCTATTGTATATAAGATTTTTGTAACAAGCAATTACTAAGCAGTTGTAAGTAAGAAGCTCTTCTAAGAAGTGAATTTTGTAATTAACATGCTCTTAATCTTCTCCTATAGTTATCAATTCCTAGTGATCGTTTTAACTAACCATGCATGGGTATAAAATTTCTTTTATTTTAGAGAAGAAAATCTTATGAAGCTGTGCAGGATTTCCTGTAAAGAGAATTTATACCACGTTTAACATTTAATGAATGCAAAAAACAATAGTAAAACCGCGTTTTGTTAGAATGCAATACATTTAAATTTACTGTTTGTTCTTGAGTTGTAGTATCAGCTTATTTATTAAAAAATTGCTGAAAGAAATTATCAAGCGCACTGAGTGGACACTATATAAATACTCACATAGATCAAAGCTCAATTCTCTCAAGAAACAAAGTAAAGAAAGAAAAGAAAAAAAGAATAAAGAAAAAAACATATTCTCCTCAGAGTAGATTCTCAACTTCTCTACATGAATCTAAACTGAGAATACAAATTGGTCTCTTCTTCTCATAGAGATCAAACCTTCTCTGTTAGTTTTTGTTTGCTTGTTCGGTTCTTCTCGTCACAAATATGGATTCTTTTACCACTCAGAAAACTAAACCAAGAAAGACAAAGAGGCTTGCCAAAAAGTCTCGTGTTCAGATAATCTTGGATATCGTTTCTCGGGCGATCGAGACAATTGTTGTTCTGGTTACGGTTTCTAAGCTCTGCTACCAGCTCGTTGTGACGTTTCATGATTCTGGTGTCGCTGCGGTTATTCTCGCAAACCGTAATCTCGCGTTTCTTGTAGGAAACGCGATAGTCATCACTCTAATCGCGAATTCCGGCCTTCTCTGGAATCAAGAAGCTGTTTCGAAGTACAAAAGCAACGATCTTTACGTGGAGTTTGTTCGTGAGAGCTCAAGGAAAGAACGAGTTCAACGGTCCGAGATGAGAAACAGAGCAAAACAGAGCGAAGCAGAGAAGGAGGCTAGACAGAGCATAACCGAAACAAGACCAAAACAGAGTGAAGCGGAGGAAGAAATACAGAGCATAACTGAGAACGTAGCGAAACAGAGCATTTCTGAGACGAGAGTGAAAAGAAGCATAACAAAACAGAGCACTTCGGTGAAGAAGATGGAGAAACAAAGCATAGTTGAGCATCAGGAGACAACTGTGATCAAGAATATGGAGAAACAGAGTTTGTCTGAGGAGAGGCAGCAAATTCAAAGTTACCAACGAAGTAAGTCAGAGAATATGGAGGGTTTAAAGAAGAGTTATTGTGGAAGATTAAGGAGATCGGAGACGGATGCGTCTTCTGAAAGAATTGATTCCGACGACGAACTCCGATTCAAGATCGAGTCTTTCATTGCCAAGCAGAGGAGAAATCAGAATGATGATTAGTTTTGTGTCTATTTAGATTTTTAAAACTGCAACCAAATAACGATAGTTTTTTGCAAATACCCTTCACGTTAAATTATCATGTTACGTTGCGGATTAGCTTTGTGTTACCTTTGGAAAACTAAACAGAGTATTTTTTTTTTCAACTATCGCCATGTGGTAGGTGAACCATTTTCAACAAGGTGTGCGTAGAGAATAACTATTTAGTTTCGTGGAGGTAGATACTTGTGTGTTTTTTTTCAAAACAAATATTTCTAACTCAAAACAATTTTTTTTTATCTTTTCAAATCTGGCATATATGACCAAATTTAGACTAATTTTTAAAAATTATTTTGACAGAAATATCAGTAACTAAAATGATTTCTCTAATATAAGAGTCAAGCCAAAAAATTAATAGCAAAAAAGAAAAAGCTAATTTTATGCAATAATATTCAAGAGAAGGTAAAACCTTGTCAATGCTCTCTCTCTCTAGATGTCTGAGCATGAGAGAGTTATGTCGATCTCTCTCTCTCTTCTTATTTCCTTGGTTTTTCTTTTAATCAGCAGGTAAAAAAAAAAGGTGTTAAATGTTTTTTTTTTTTTTTCTCACCTAAACACTTTGAATCTCACGGTTATGGAATCAAATCTTGCGACTGATCATACATATTTTCTTTGGATTTGTAGTCTTTAATCACACAGAACGTGAGATTTATGATATTTTTGGCTTATATTAACTATCATAAGGTTAGGAAAATTGTTTATCGTAATATGTTTGGAGATGAATGTAACATGTTCCATGACATTAACATCTACAAGAAGAATGTAACATGTCCACCGATTCAACAGGAATTTAATCATGGCGGATACAATAGTTGCTCATACTGATCAACAAAATAACCTGGGTAAGGTGAAGAAATTAACAATCTTTTTTGAAATCCAGACATGTTTTTTTTTACAAGCAAGATGAATGTTGCAGATGTTGATTTTGGTTTAGCTCAAAACCGGGGTTACTGGTATAAATAATTCTATTGAACCGTGTAAACTTTCAAATTTCAGAATTGTTGTACCGGGATGTGAATCCGTTGTTGGAGAGGAAATGGTACGTATACGGAGTAGTGATGGCACTATTGATGTGGATAGTGGGAGTCATGAGGCTAACCAAGAACATGCCAAGGAGACTCGCCAAGGCGAATGTGTACCCAGACGGAGTGAGGGTTATGCCGACGCAGGAGTATATGGCGATGGCGAAGAAGATGGCAGATCTTGAGGAGAAATACGATTCCGTGGATGCTCAGGTTGTGGTTTCTCGGGAGAAGGAGAAGGTTCTCGACGCTGCACTTGGTTGTGTTGACCAGCTTCAGCTTCAGTTGTCCGAAACCAAGAAGGTGAAGGCGAAGCTCTTTTTCTCTCTCTTTCTCTCCCTGTTTTCTTGTTCTGTTTCGTGATCGCTA is a genomic window containing:
- the LOC106302018 gene encoding phosphatidylinositol/phosphatidylcholine transfer protein SFH2-like isoform X2 gives rise to the protein MADTIVAHTDQQNNLELLYRDVNPLLERKWYVYGVVMALLMWIVGVMRLTKNMPRRLAKANVYPDGVRVMPTQEYMAMAKKMADLEEKYDSVDAQVVVSREKEKVLDAALGCVDQLQLQLSETKKALDEIMTRQHQMMAFVDKKKKKKRKFLLKGCFGGVSSASSL
- the LOC106302018 gene encoding phosphatidylinositol/phosphatidylcholine transfer protein SFH2-like isoform X1 produces the protein MSEHERVMSISLSLLISLVFLLISRNLIMADTIVAHTDQQNNLELLYRDVNPLLERKWYVYGVVMALLMWIVGVMRLTKNMPRRLAKANVYPDGVRVMPTQEYMAMAKKMADLEEKYDSVDAQVVVSREKEKVLDAALGCVDQLQLQLSETKKALDEIMTRQHQMMAFVDKKKKKKRKFLLKGCFGGVSSASSL
- the LOC106303603 gene encoding uncharacterized protein LOC106303603; the protein is MDSFTTQKTKPRKTKRLAKKSRVQIILDIVSRAIETIVVLVTVSKLCYQLVVTFHDSGVAAVILANRNLAFLVGNAIVITLIANSGLLWNQEAVSKYKSNDLYVEFVRESSRKERVQRSEMRNRAKQSEAEKEARQSITETRPKQSEAEEEIQSITENVAKQSISETRVKRSITKQSTSVKKMEKQSIVEHQETTVIKNMEKQSLSEERQQIQSYQRSKSENMEGLKKSYCGRLRRSETDASSERIDSDDELRFKIESFIAKQRRNQNDD